A genome region from Solirubrobacter pauli includes the following:
- a CDS encoding helix-turn-helix transcriptional regulator, translated as MSETTSSRLLTLLSLLQGRRDWPGMELADRLEVSPRTIRRDVERLRTLGYPVESMTGPAGGYQLRAGTAMPPLLLDDDEAIAIAVSLRTAAGSSVMGIEETAVRALVKLEQVLPTHLRRRVQALQRATQTLQVYAGGPTVDPQCLTALAAAVRDTERVRFSYTARDQAPSKREAEPHSLVNAGRRWYLVAWDCGRSDWRTFRVDRIEKVQPIGTRFHPRTLPAPDAASYVQQSLRNYPSRYEARVTVHASAETLQGRRWLGDITPIDDTRCELRTNDDHLDWLAMRIAMIPEPYEVHGPPELIERMRAIAEGITRSTER; from the coding sequence GTGAGCGAGACCACGTCCAGCCGGCTCCTGACGTTGCTGTCGTTGCTGCAGGGCCGTCGCGACTGGCCGGGCATGGAGCTGGCCGACCGCCTGGAGGTGTCCCCGCGCACGATCCGCCGCGACGTCGAGCGGCTCCGGACGCTCGGCTACCCCGTCGAGTCGATGACCGGCCCGGCCGGCGGCTACCAGCTCCGCGCGGGCACGGCGATGCCGCCGCTCCTGCTCGACGACGACGAGGCGATCGCGATCGCCGTGTCCCTGCGCACCGCCGCCGGCAGCTCGGTCATGGGCATCGAGGAGACCGCCGTCCGCGCGCTCGTCAAGCTCGAGCAGGTCCTCCCCACGCACCTGCGCCGGCGCGTGCAAGCGCTCCAGCGCGCGACCCAGACGCTCCAGGTCTACGCGGGCGGCCCGACCGTGGACCCGCAATGCCTGACGGCGCTCGCCGCGGCGGTCCGCGACACCGAGCGCGTGCGCTTCAGCTACACCGCGCGCGACCAGGCGCCGAGCAAGCGCGAGGCCGAACCCCACTCGCTCGTGAACGCGGGCCGCCGCTGGTACCTCGTGGCCTGGGACTGCGGGCGCTCGGACTGGCGCACGTTCCGCGTGGACCGGATCGAGAAGGTCCAGCCGATCGGCACCCGCTTCCACCCGCGCACGCTCCCCGCCCCGGACGCGGCCAGCTACGTCCAGCAGAGCCTGCGCAACTACCCGTCGCGCTACGAGGCGCGCGTGACCGTGCACGCGTCCGCCGAGACGCTGCAGGGCCGCCGCTGGCTCGGCGACATCACGCCGATCGACGACACCCGCTGCGAGCTCCGCACCAACGACGACCACCTCGACTGGCTCGCGATGCGGATCGCGATGATCCCGGAGCCGTACGAGGTCCACGGGCCGCCGGAGCTGATCGAGCGGATGCGGGCGATCGCCGAGGGGATCACGCGGAGCACCGAGCGTTGA
- a CDS encoding McrC family protein: MTDAAVEIPEWHTRVLPGVALDDDDRRLCERLTSSRRLIVDELVSGLRVTARSWVGVVQLSGVRLHVVPKLAGEHLGVVRMVDWASGLNALKALDAEHDLKLEGANLLDLVALLLVRAAERITRAGVRTAYVEREDTLGALRGRLLFERQLRRQHGRVDRLECRFDERSADIFDNQLLLAAAQRCAERVRDAGVRRRARRLRLLLSDVCDASAVALPKRKVHYDRLNQRYAAAHELAWLVLEGSEGLDDLYRGGATRSFAFLLDMNRVFETFVERLLGEALGTVDFQRQTGSVVRRADGRAYLKLIPDAVARVGAPAVAIPIDAKYKRYSAKGLSRDDVAQTFLYAMGLGAKEQPHALIIYPAEGAALERTPLVVRHSDRTLRASVTAIGVPVVKVLEEVETEARPLVDALREVVLNARCSA; encoded by the coding sequence ATGACCGACGCGGCGGTCGAGATCCCCGAGTGGCACACGCGTGTGCTGCCCGGCGTCGCGCTCGACGATGATGACCGCCGGCTGTGCGAGCGGTTGACCAGCTCGCGGCGGCTGATCGTCGATGAGCTCGTCAGCGGTCTGCGCGTGACCGCGCGCTCGTGGGTCGGCGTCGTCCAGCTCAGCGGCGTCCGGCTGCATGTCGTTCCGAAGCTCGCCGGCGAGCACCTCGGCGTCGTGCGGATGGTCGACTGGGCCAGCGGGCTCAACGCCCTCAAGGCGCTCGACGCCGAGCACGATCTCAAGCTCGAGGGCGCGAACCTGCTGGATCTCGTGGCGCTGCTGCTGGTGCGCGCCGCCGAGCGGATCACGCGGGCGGGGGTGCGCACGGCCTACGTCGAGCGCGAGGACACGCTCGGGGCGCTGCGGGGACGGCTGCTCTTCGAGCGCCAGCTACGCCGGCAGCACGGTCGCGTCGACCGGCTGGAATGCCGCTTCGACGAGCGGTCGGCCGACATCTTCGACAACCAGCTTCTCCTCGCCGCCGCGCAGCGGTGTGCGGAGCGGGTCCGGGACGCCGGCGTGCGGCGGCGAGCCAGGCGCCTGCGGCTGCTCCTCTCGGACGTGTGTGACGCGTCCGCCGTCGCGCTGCCGAAGCGCAAGGTTCACTACGACCGTCTCAACCAGCGATACGCGGCGGCGCACGAGCTGGCGTGGCTGGTGCTGGAGGGCAGCGAAGGCCTGGACGACCTCTACCGGGGCGGCGCGACGCGCAGCTTCGCGTTCCTGCTCGACATGAACCGCGTCTTCGAGACGTTCGTCGAGCGGCTGCTCGGCGAGGCCCTGGGCACCGTGGACTTCCAGAGGCAGACGGGCAGCGTCGTACGCCGCGCGGACGGCCGCGCCTACCTGAAGCTCATCCCGGACGCAGTCGCGCGGGTCGGCGCGCCTGCGGTGGCCATCCCGATCGACGCCAAGTACAAGCGCTATTCGGCGAAAGGGCTCAGCCGCGACGATGTCGCGCAGACCTTCCTGTACGCGATGGGGCTGGGCGCCAAGGAGCAGCCGCACGCGCTGATCATCTACCCCGCCGAGGGTGCCGCGCTGGAGCGCACGCCACTCGTCGTCCGCCACAGCGATCGCACGTTGCGGGCGAGCGTTACCGCGATCGGCGTCCCGGTGGTGAAGGTGCTGGAGGAGGTCGAGACCGAGGCGCGCCCGCTGGTCGACGCGCTGCGGGAGGTCGTGCTCAACGCTCGGTGCTCCGCGTGA